The following coding sequences are from one Candidatus Nitrohelix vancouverensis window:
- a CDS encoding M28 family peptidase yields MDRISVDQIKGHLKAFAFERNPYTSPQNLKTASDYLADQFSKYGLRVREETVPFEGSIKATTTLDDAQIFTNILGAKLSESAQAEAFVLGAHYDTVERSPGADDNASAVAALLCIAEALKSVELKADLILAAFTLEEYGYVGSRFFLEQALERGNLFSGMISLEMLGYRDFTPGSQSYPPYVDAGARPNTGDFIAVVANEPSAPLANQVVHGLKLGTPDLPVETLVVPGDGSQFPEVQLSDHSPFWDRQIPAVMVTDTAFFRNPNYHKPEDTLDTLDLNFIEEVANGVAAFIEHRLG; encoded by the coding sequence ATGGATCGAATCTCTGTGGATCAAATCAAAGGGCATTTAAAAGCGTTCGCTTTCGAACGAAACCCCTACACATCTCCGCAAAATTTGAAAACCGCCAGCGACTATCTGGCTGACCAGTTTTCCAAATACGGGCTTCGGGTCAGGGAAGAAACGGTCCCTTTCGAAGGCTCGATCAAAGCGACCACGACATTGGATGATGCGCAGATTTTCACAAACATACTGGGCGCCAAACTGTCCGAATCGGCGCAGGCTGAAGCCTTTGTTCTGGGCGCGCATTACGACACCGTGGAGCGCTCGCCCGGAGCCGACGACAACGCCAGCGCCGTCGCCGCCCTGCTGTGCATTGCGGAAGCACTGAAATCCGTCGAGCTCAAAGCCGATCTGATTCTGGCGGCGTTCACCCTGGAAGAATATGGATATGTGGGGAGTCGGTTTTTTCTGGAGCAGGCGCTCGAACGGGGCAATTTATTTTCCGGCATGATCTCGCTGGAAATGCTGGGCTATCGGGATTTCACTCCCGGCTCGCAAAGTTATCCGCCCTACGTCGACGCCGGCGCGCGCCCTAATACGGGAGACTTCATCGCAGTGGTCGCCAACGAACCGTCTGCGCCGCTCGCCAATCAGGTCGTCCACGGCTTGAAACTGGGAACGCCGGATTTGCCTGTCGAAACTCTGGTTGTGCCGGGAGACGGCAGTCAGTTCCCTGAAGTGCAACTGAGCGATCATTCGCCTTTCTGGGATCGGCAGATACCCGCGGTGATGGTCACCGACACGGCTTTTTTCAGGAACCCCAATTATCACAAACCCGAGGACACGCTGGACACGCTGGATCTGAATTTCATCGAGGAAGTCGCTAACGGCGTCGCGGCTTTCATTGAACATCGCCTGGGCTAA
- a CDS encoding protein-L-isoaspartate(D-aspartate) O-methyltransferase, translating to MIDDHLVSRGIKDLRTLEAMSRVPRHLFVEDSLGHKAYGDHPLPIGDNQTISQPFIVAHMTQALQLTGEERVLEIGTGSGYQTAILAETASQVFTIERISSLSKRARILLGELGYTNVNFKVFDGAYGWRDQSPYQAILVAAAAPDIPSSLLDQLDEQGGRLVAPVGDLESQQLVLVTRRGDSFVRKNIGDCKFVPMIGKFGWTEEGEKA from the coding sequence ATGATTGACGATCACCTGGTGAGCCGGGGGATCAAGGATTTAAGGACTCTGGAGGCGATGAGCCGGGTTCCGCGACATTTGTTTGTCGAGGATTCTCTCGGTCACAAAGCTTACGGCGACCACCCCCTGCCCATTGGCGACAATCAAACCATTTCCCAGCCCTTTATCGTCGCGCACATGACCCAGGCTCTGCAATTGACCGGGGAAGAGCGCGTTCTCGAAATCGGCACCGGTTCAGGTTATCAGACCGCGATTCTGGCGGAGACGGCGTCTCAGGTGTTCACTATCGAGCGCATCAGTTCCCTATCTAAAAGAGCCCGTATCCTGCTCGGCGAATTGGGGTATACTAACGTGAATTTCAAGGTGTTTGACGGCGCCTACGGCTGGCGCGACCAATCCCCGTATCAGGCGATACTGGTTGCGGCGGCGGCCCCGGATATTCCTTCGTCTCTGCTCGATCAACTGGATGAGCAGGGCGGGCGTCTGGTGGCGCCGGTGGGCGATCTGGAATCCCAGCAACTGGTACTGGTCACCCGACGCGGCGATTCTTTCGTCAGAAAAAATATCGGGGACTGTAAATTCGTGCCGATGATCGGCAAATTCGGATGGACGGAAGAGGGCGAGAAGGCCTAG
- a CDS encoding phosphoribosyltransferase yields the protein MFSRIKKEGQFVLSNGVKSEYDYDYASLTDDMSAAYCELLRHKLEAWQADHGRFNVIIGIETEGIRIAYQLSRAMGIPFYVVSHNRLAFAQMKLPAFSADTHFLIVDDIVTTGSSFVRAVNFLEIEEKPDTVTFACMIRRDPKNLDYSAVQGDLNKEQFNVPDERFDFIDKRLVSLYCE from the coding sequence GTGTTTTCGAGGATCAAAAAAGAAGGTCAATTTGTTTTAAGCAACGGGGTGAAATCAGAATACGACTATGACTATGCATCGCTGACCGATGACATGAGCGCGGCTTACTGCGAATTATTGCGCCATAAGCTCGAGGCCTGGCAGGCCGATCACGGTCGCTTCAACGTCATCATCGGCATTGAAACCGAGGGCATTCGTATCGCTTATCAGCTGTCGAGAGCGATGGGCATTCCTTTTTATGTGGTGTCCCACAATCGCCTGGCGTTTGCGCAAATGAAATTACCGGCGTTCTCCGCCGACACGCATTTTCTGATTGTGGATGATATCGTCACAACCGGTTCGTCCTTTGTGCGCGCGGTGAATTTTCTTGAGATCGAAGAAAAACCCGACACCGTTACCTTTGCCTGCATGATCCGTCGCGACCCGAAAAATCTGGACTACAGCGCCGTGCAGGGCGACTTGAATAAAGAACAGTTCAACGTGCCCGACGAGCGTTTTGATTTTATCGACAAGCGCCTGGTGTCGTTGTACTGCGAATGA